The genomic segment NNNNNNNNNNNNNNNNTCACAATCAGACGGATGATTTTTATGTAGACTGGCGGCTAACAGTAACTGTTGGACCGGATGGACACCGCCAACCTGCCCAGTGGCCATCCATGTTATGTTGTAGATAGGAAGAAGTCCCCAGGGTACTTTTCTGATGAAGTGGatgctaatattattactgaGTTCTGTGCGTTGAGGGCCAAGTCGTATGCGTTTAATGTATATGCTGGACCAGAAGTCAGAGTAGGAGGAGGAGAGAAAATTAAAGCGAAGGGTATCAGGTCTCATGTGGTTAAAAACCACATGACATTGGAAGATCATAGGAAGTGTTTGTTTGGGGAAGAAGGAGTAGAGTTATACAGAGATAATGTTTCAATTAAGTCGTTTAACCACCAACTGATGACgataaaaacaaagaaattgACATACAACAGCTACGATGATAAGAGGGTGGTGCtagaagataaaataaatacactagCCCATGGTCATTATAGTATAGAGTAAGTTAttacaaacatatatatttaaattattttactaatattttctcTTAATTTTACAGGGAAGATGATATATGGCCAGAACTTGAGGAAGATGGGGGGAACTGGAACGAGGAAGAGAAAGGATTAATGATAGGTCTTCTACATTACATAACctgattttatatattgtatatttttttttctgttaattagttttattgtaaatattatcatgttatataattatacttgagatagattaatgtatatacttttgtaaatGCAACACATtcaattgaaattattgtaaataatatgtatgttttattagtttaagTTAGATTAgtatatttcatgtatatatttttgtaaacgcatcacataaaattgaaattattgtaaataatatgtatgttttattagttttaagttaGATTAGGGTATaaacttttagtttttcatGTTTATACTGTGCAATTGTTagatgtttaagtttttttatgtttataatgtataattgctagatatttaagttttttatgtttataatgtataattggtagatatttaagttttttttgtttataatgtataattgctagatatttaagttttttcatGTTTGTAATCATGTTTCAGGTAGATGGGTgacaatattagtataattaaaaaaccttgTAAATGCTATCATAAATATGttaacatataaatttaaaaaacaatgttaaaatataattatgtttattaagtaaaatgtatacaatcatatttttaagaattatttataaactcatTTCCTTATAGCAAATACTTTATAGAATGTACATTGTTTTGGATTAATTTCCATATGAAAANNNNNNNNNNNNNNNNNNNNNNNNNNNNNNNNNNN from the Acyrthosiphon pisum isolate AL4f chromosome X, pea_aphid_22Mar2018_4r6ur, whole genome shotgun sequence genome contains:
- the LOC107885368 gene encoding uncharacterized protein LOC107885368 produces the protein MDTANLPSGHPCYVVDRKKSPGYFSDEVDANIITEFCALRAKSYAFNVYAGPEVRVGGGEKIKAKGIRSHVVKNHMTLEDHRKCLFGEEGVELYRDNVSIKSFNHQLMTIKTKKLTYNSYDDKRVVLEDKINTLAHGHYSIEEDDIWPELEEDGGNWNEEEKGLMIGLLHYIT